One region of Macadamia integrifolia cultivar HAES 741 chromosome 11, SCU_Mint_v3, whole genome shotgun sequence genomic DNA includes:
- the LOC122093131 gene encoding ankyrin repeat-containing protein At5g02620-like — protein MMIRRLYEASVSGSLPSLIELIEEDELILDRIMVTHLNETPIHIAAMLGHVEFAKEILRRKPELATELNSESSSPLHLASARGNLEMVKELLTINPNVCFVTDHDGRTPLHLAVIKGRIDIMKELIQKRPEVIHVRVDRGETIIHLCLKYNRLEELKVLLESAGSDQELINSKDDDGNTALHLAAAKKQTKAIELLLDKNGVEVNALNGSGLTTLDILAQSPREMKDMDIGESLRAAGALRARDIIIVSAVNENDRSKVVISGRGKAIFSSSQKNTRTSGSQMKSKEEWLERKKNSLMVVSTVIATMAFQAILNPPGGVWQDYGTHPDPYNPSIEVSHRAGTSVMADDSPFWYLMFLIFCTLSFVGSLSITLLLISGLPLRRRVFMWILMVIMWIIITSLVLALIVSISQQTPNGDKFNLIVLSKLVTPKVQFNLIIEIMVISVTIWLGLLGLVLLLHTVRFVFLCVKKCWKTTRPVRRRPQIINNDQSQSYV, from the exons ATGATGATAAGAAGACTTTATGAAGCTTCAGTGAGTGGAAGTCTTCCATCTTTGATTGAACTCATAGAAGAAGACGAGCTCATTCTCGACAGAATTATGGTCACTCACCTCAATGAAACTCCAATCCACATAGCAGCGATGCTAGGCCACGTTGAGTTTGCGAAAGAGATTTTGAGACGCAAACCAGAACTCGCAACTGAGTTAAATTCAGAAAGTTCCTCACCTCTTCACTTGGCTTCAGCAAGAGGGAACCTTGAAATGGTGAAAGAGTTGTTGACGATTAACCCAAATGTTTGTTTTGTTACTGACCATGATGGGAGAACTCCTCTTCATCTTGCAGTGATCAAAGGCCGTATTGATATCATGAAAGAGTTGATTCAGAAACGACCTGAGGTCATTCATGTGAGGGTTGATAGGGGAGAAACCATTATACACCTGTGTCTGAAATACAACCGTTTGGAGGAACTTAAAGTATTGCTGGAATCAGCAGGAAGTGACCAAGAGCTCATCAATTCTAAAGATGATGATGGCAACACTGCTTTGCATCTTGCTGCAGCTAAGAAGCAAACAAAG GCGATCGAGTTATTGCTAGATAAAAATGGAGTAGAGGTAAACGCATTGAATGGGAGTGGTCTTACAACTTTGGATATCTTAGCACAATCTCCACGAGAAATGAAAGACATGGACATTGGAGAGTCCCTAAGGGCTGCTGGGGCATTAAGAGCCAGGGATATTATTATAGTGTCAGCAGTAAATGAAAATGACCGTTCTAAGGTAGTCATATCAGGAAGGGGTAAAGCAATATTCTCCTCCTCACAAAAAAACACCCGGACTAGTGGTAGCCAAATGAAATCCAAAGAAGAGTGgttagagaggaagaagaattcaTTAATGGTGGTGTCAACTGTAATTGCCACCATGGCTTTCCAAGCAATACTAAATCCTCCAGGTGGGGTTTGGCAAGATTATGGCACGCATCCTGATCCTTATAACCCCAGTATTGAAGTTAGCCATAGGGCTGGTACTTCGGTAATGGCAGATGATAGCCCTTTTTGGTACCTTATGTTCTTAATTTTCTGCACACTATCTTTTGTTGGGTCTTTAAGTATAACCCTTCTGCTCATAAGTGGATTACCATTGAGGCGAAGGGTTTTTATGTGGATATTGATGGTAATTATGTGGATCATAATCACATCATTGGTATTGGCTCTCATTGTGTCAATATCTCAACAGACACCAAATGGTGATAAGTTTAATCTGATTGTTTTATCTAAACTGGTCACACCAAAAGTTCAGTTTAATCTGATTATAGAAATAATGGTGATTTCAGTCACCATTTGGTTGGGTCTGTTGGGCCTTGTTCTCTTACTTCACACTGTTCGCTTCGTCTTCCTATGCGTGAAGAAATGCTGGAAAACAACACGGCCAGTTAGGAGGCGCCCTCAGATTATAAATAATGATCAGAGTCAATCCTATGTCTGA